In Candidatus Promineifilum breve, one genomic interval encodes:
- a CDS encoding SDR family oxidoreductase, with protein MTVTYHSIFRPGLFDGQTILVTGGGTGIGRAVAHELAALGAHVVLAARTLENLEQVAAEIHAAGGAASHFVCNIREEEQVAALFDFVLAERGALHGLVNNAGGQFVSPAEMISLKGWRAVVETNLTGTFLMCREAFNRHMSAHGGVIVNMLIEMWRGFPGMAHSAAARAGIENLTKTLAVEWARAGVRVNAVAPGLISSSGLERYPEAVRPMIEQNIRDIPMKRMGTEAEVSAAIVFLLSPAAAFISGESIKIDGAGSLWRKTWEVGEHNHAPAAYDGFSEDSVES; from the coding sequence ATGACCGTTACCTATCACTCCATCTTTCGCCCCGGCCTTTTCGACGGCCAGACCATCCTTGTCACCGGCGGCGGCACGGGCATCGGCCGCGCCGTGGCCCACGAGTTGGCCGCGCTGGGCGCCCACGTCGTCCTGGCGGCGCGCACGCTGGAGAATCTAGAGCAAGTCGCCGCCGAGATTCACGCCGCCGGGGGCGCGGCCTCCCATTTCGTCTGCAACATCCGCGAGGAGGAGCAGGTGGCGGCCCTGTTCGATTTCGTGCTGGCCGAGCGCGGCGCGCTCCATGGCCTGGTCAACAACGCCGGCGGCCAGTTCGTCAGCCCGGCGGAGATGATCTCGCTCAAGGGCTGGCGGGCGGTGGTGGAGACAAACCTGACCGGCACGTTCCTGATGTGCCGCGAGGCGTTCAACCGCCACATGAGCGCCCACGGCGGGGTCATCGTCAATATGCTGATCGAGATGTGGCGCGGCTTTCCGGGCATGGCCCACTCGGCCGCGGCGCGGGCGGGCATCGAGAATCTGACCAAGACGCTGGCCGTGGAGTGGGCGCGAGCCGGGGTGCGCGTCAACGCCGTCGCCCCGGGGCTGATCTCATCCAGCGGGCTGGAGCGCTACCCGGAGGCGGTGCGGCCGATGATCGAGCAGAACATCCGCGACATCCCCATGAAGCGCATGGGCACCGAGGCCGAAGTCTCGGCGGCTATCGTCTTCCTGTTGTCACCGGCGGCGGCGTTTATCAGTGGCGAGTCGATTAAGATTGATGGGGCGGGGTCGTTGTGGAGAAAGACGTGGGAGGTGGGGGAGCACAACCATGCGCCGGCAGCGTATGACGGTTTTTCAGAGGACTCGGTTGAATCTTAG
- the nrfH gene encoding cytochrome c nitrite reductase small subunit has translation MANSPPAGKQGVFSRISALAPFRTWLMLAAVVGGIAGLGLFTFVYAQGASYLSNDPASCVNCHVMRDQFDAWNHGSHKAVATCNDCHTPHTSLVAKYAVKGLNGFRHSAAFTLGNFPQAIQITSLNRRVAQSSCLHCHEAITAQMNHSASNEPTDCLLCHSDVGHAN, from the coding sequence ATGGCTAATTCGCCTCCCGCTGGGAAGCAGGGCGTATTCAGTCGTATATCGGCGTTGGCGCCTTTTCGAACCTGGCTAATGCTGGCGGCGGTCGTCGGCGGAATTGCCGGCCTGGGTCTGTTCACCTTCGTGTATGCCCAGGGCGCATCCTATCTGTCGAATGACCCGGCGTCGTGTGTCAACTGTCACGTCATGCGCGACCAGTTTGACGCCTGGAATCATGGCAGCCATAAAGCAGTCGCCACCTGTAACGACTGTCATACGCCGCACACTTCCCTTGTCGCCAAGTACGCCGTTAAGGGTCTGAACGGTTTTCGCCACAGCGCCGCCTTCACGCTCGGCAATTTCCCCCAGGCCATTCAAATCACCTCGCTCAACCGCAGGGTGGCCCAGAGCAGCTGTCTGCATTGTCACGAAGCCATCACGGCCCAAATGAATCACAGCGCCAGCAATGAACCCACCGATTGTCTGCTGTGCCACTCCGATGTCGGGCACGCCAATTAA
- a CDS encoding ArnT family glycosyltransferase, with the protein MTSRTKALYWVILVALAFFAGFIVFNTTAIYGIGLSQDSVVYMAAAQNIATGEGIKSLDGTPITMWPPLYPSILAFFVWLLSADVLVVARYLNIVLAVVTVLLTYLLARQLRISPMPALGAAAISAWAYSIVEPRLMAWSEPLFIVLILLSIISLNRYITHGNVYSLGLFVISAALAAITRYIGVIIIPVGVLVILVFSRSRWHIRLVHALSLLLITSLPLTLFFIRNWLTSQSLMGARHPPTITLIQNIEATARVITGWFMPSSLSDNGFVVLAFVLLFQLIAAAVVLEYRRGQGTKETVFRLYFPTFFFIVFYVTFLLYSTTTTNLNEIDNRYLIPIFVPLMMLVFGSASIVFEAAKSHFSKSVLSVAFAAVLLLLLSWPLRATLLSVQYWRNTGEGFSAAVWDTNETLNYLKSNPSLLTDQVVYSNYPDVIFAHLRHESQFIPYHYYAGSTQVLRDVDQLKGEWPSGEGLIVWFNWGEWQTHLFRPEELLPISQMSKIVTTADGTIWRVAPLDNP; encoded by the coding sequence ATGACGTCACGGACAAAGGCCCTTTATTGGGTCATATTAGTTGCGCTTGCCTTTTTTGCCGGCTTCATCGTGTTCAACACCACAGCCATCTATGGCATCGGGTTGAGCCAGGACTCGGTGGTATATATGGCGGCGGCGCAAAATATTGCAACAGGCGAAGGCATTAAGAGTTTAGATGGTACGCCTATTACGATGTGGCCTCCACTCTATCCATCGATACTGGCCTTCTTTGTGTGGCTCCTCAGCGCTGATGTCCTGGTAGTTGCCCGCTATCTTAATATCGTCCTTGCCGTTGTCACAGTCCTGTTAACCTACCTACTAGCGCGCCAATTACGCATCTCCCCTATGCCTGCCTTGGGCGCCGCGGCGATTTCAGCCTGGGCCTATTCCATTGTGGAGCCGAGGCTTATGGCATGGAGTGAACCTCTCTTCATCGTTCTTATACTTTTATCAATCATATCACTGAATCGCTACATTACTCACGGTAATGTTTATTCACTTGGTCTTTTTGTTATTTCGGCTGCCCTCGCTGCTATCACAAGGTATATCGGCGTAATAATTATCCCTGTCGGTGTCCTGGTGATCCTGGTGTTCTCAAGGAGTCGTTGGCACATTCGACTTGTCCACGCGCTTTCGTTATTGCTGATAACTTCCTTACCTTTGACATTATTTTTTATTCGCAATTGGCTAACGAGCCAATCTTTAATGGGCGCCCGACACCCTCCGACCATTACGCTCATTCAAAATATCGAGGCCACGGCCAGGGTTATCACCGGTTGGTTTATGCCCTCATCCTTATCTGACAATGGGTTTGTGGTATTGGCCTTTGTCCTATTATTTCAACTCATTGCGGCGGCTGTAGTGCTTGAATACCGCAGAGGTCAAGGGACAAAGGAGACTGTATTTCGCCTCTATTTTCCCACCTTTTTCTTTATCGTTTTTTATGTAACGTTTTTACTGTATTCGACAACGACTACCAATCTAAATGAAATAGACAACCGTTACCTCATACCAATCTTCGTGCCTTTGATGATGCTTGTGTTTGGAAGTGCGTCAATTGTGTTTGAGGCGGCCAAATCACATTTTAGCAAATCGGTTCTAAGTGTGGCCTTCGCCGCCGTGCTCCTATTACTTCTATCGTGGCCTCTTCGAGCCACCTTATTGAGCGTCCAATATTGGCGAAACACGGGTGAAGGCTTTTCGGCCGCCGTTTGGGATACGAATGAAACCCTTAATTATCTGAAGAGCAATCCATCATTGCTTACCGATCAAGTAGTTTATTCAAATTATCCCGATGTCATATTTGCTCACCTGCGACATGAGTCACAATTCATCCCGTACCATTACTATGCCGGTTCGACCCAGGTATTAAGAGATGTAGACCAGTTGAAAGGCGAATGGCCTTCTGGTGAAGGGCTTATAGTTTGGTTTAATTGGGGTGAGTGGCAGACTCATCTGTTCCGCCCGGAAGAGCTATTGCCAATAAGCCAAATGTCTAAAATCGTCACGACAGCCGATGGTACTATTTGGCGAGTGGCACCACTCGATAATCCCTGA
- a CDS encoding phosphotransferase family protein encodes MALSSPQDIIPTRPDERFDEERLASYLAGQLPGSDNPLTIRQFSGGAANLTYLLDYGPAEYVLRRPPLGPVAASAHDMGREYRVLSVLHRAFPYAPRAFLYCDDAAIIGAPFFVMERRQGVVVRRTMPDAYADAPDAARRMSEALIDALVAFHAVDYEALGLGDLGKPEGFIERQIEGWYRRWQAAKTADLPDMDAVYAWLRANQPADSRVSLVHNDYKLDNAMLAADDPGRVVAIFDWDMCTLGDPLADLGALLTYWTEPDDPPYLQATAMMPLGQPGFLSRAELVARYAAQSGRAVGDIAFYHALGLFRLTVIVAQIYIRYARGQTQDPRFAAMEPMIPALARRANELTRT; translated from the coding sequence ATGGCTCTTTCCAGCCCCCAAGACATCATCCCGACCCGACCCGATGAGCGCTTCGATGAAGAGCGCCTGGCCTCGTATCTGGCCGGCCAATTACCGGGCAGCGACAATCCCCTGACCATCCGCCAGTTCAGCGGCGGCGCGGCCAACCTGACCTACCTGCTCGACTATGGCCCGGCCGAGTACGTCCTGCGCCGGCCGCCGCTTGGCCCCGTCGCCGCCTCGGCCCACGACATGGGGCGCGAGTATCGCGTGCTGTCGGTGCTCCACCGGGCTTTCCCCTATGCCCCGCGCGCCTTCCTCTATTGCGACGACGCGGCCATCATCGGCGCGCCGTTCTTCGTGATGGAGCGGCGGCAGGGCGTCGTCGTGCGCCGAACGATGCCGGATGCCTATGCCGATGCGCCCGATGCCGCCCGCCGCATGAGCGAGGCCCTCATCGACGCGCTGGTCGCCTTCCATGCCGTGGATTACGAAGCGCTGGGCCTGGGCGATCTGGGGAAGCCGGAGGGATTTATCGAGCGGCAGATCGAAGGCTGGTATCGTCGCTGGCAGGCGGCCAAGACGGCCGACCTGCCCGACATGGACGCCGTCTACGCCTGGCTGCGGGCCAACCAGCCGGCCGATAGCCGCGTGTCGCTCGTCCACAACGATTACAAGCTCGACAACGCCATGCTGGCCGCCGATGATCCCGGCCGGGTGGTGGCGATCTTCGACTGGGACATGTGTACGCTGGGCGACCCGCTGGCCGATTTGGGCGCGCTGCTGACCTACTGGACCGAGCCGGACGACCCGCCCTATCTGCAAGCCACGGCCATGATGCCGCTGGGCCAGCCCGGCTTTCTGAGTCGCGCCGAACTGGTGGCCCGCTATGCCGCCCAGAGCGGCCGGGCCGTGGGCGACATCGCCTTCTATCACGCCCTCGGCCTCTTCCGGCTGACGGTCATCGTCGCCCAAATCTACATCCGCTACGCCCGCGGCCAGACGCAAGACCCACGCTTCGCGGCGATGGAGCCTATGATTCCGGCCCTGGCCCGAAGGGCTAATGAACTGACGCGCACTTGA
- a CDS encoding glycosyltransferase family 39 protein: MSAAAGDVHLTDLKGRAWPWLVLIVLVAVLIRLPYWEVIPASFDEVEQTSYAYQIAKGQFRPLVGNDAYAGPFYFYLVAGLIRLGVTNPMIGRVVILLSGILTVPVTYGWVQAMGKNKLAGLLAASFVALSPDLILVNSHLGGTTMLLPLLATLFLLGLTLAVARDSAGWLLFAGVAAGLALQSNLVAGLAIAGGLLWFLWQTRRKPRLGKWWPFWPIVGGLIVLIVFSPVIIYNLANDLGSLAALEGKSYLWEDNPSVATTLNNVRRLFLQLGRQGSGVLTGDEEFGTLVGFPLLYLALMASGLAYTSYRVSTLPLLIIAPFALIMPIISSHYGFATIGRFTTLLIPVWAAVISFLLVAAVGRLTRVQNQRRQKLYGGALLALSLLLIIYPVASLFRYYRAVNEAHNDGRALLELSRYAVANNRGEPVFISAIEELFDVRGIPYVPHAAFLLGDIYHEFLTPPEIIGRLFENPTPAFFLLSDADADALSAVMPLERVAIAANEVAGLRNYGLYRLESAEGLQKPAFVLGAGDVPGGLAPTVTIGEGIQLLGCDTPQLAASGDSLSVNCYWQALHDLPPNRYIGFVHLIDPATSTLIAQDDHILGQESYPLNAWQPGEVIRESFTVAIPNSVTAGEYRLVVGIYTWPDLTRLSVPGSVDNVVALPPVQITPVQAP; the protein is encoded by the coding sequence ATGAGTGCAGCAGCAGGCGACGTTCATCTGACTGACCTGAAGGGCAGGGCCTGGCCGTGGCTAGTGCTCATTGTCCTCGTGGCGGTCTTGATCCGGCTGCCCTATTGGGAAGTCATCCCCGCCTCGTTTGACGAGGTGGAGCAAACGTCCTACGCCTATCAAATTGCCAAAGGTCAATTCCGGCCGCTCGTCGGCAATGACGCCTATGCCGGGCCGTTTTATTTTTACCTGGTGGCCGGATTGATTCGGCTGGGCGTCACCAACCCGATGATCGGCCGCGTGGTCATCCTGCTTAGCGGCATCCTGACCGTCCCGGTCACTTATGGCTGGGTTCAGGCAATGGGCAAAAACAAGCTGGCCGGTCTGCTGGCGGCCTCTTTCGTGGCCCTCAGCCCCGACCTGATTCTGGTCAATAGCCACCTGGGCGGCACGACCATGCTGTTGCCTTTGCTTGCGACGCTCTTTCTTCTCGGACTCACGCTTGCCGTAGCTCGCGACAGTGCCGGCTGGCTGCTCTTCGCGGGCGTGGCCGCTGGTCTGGCCCTCCAGTCCAACCTGGTGGCGGGCTTGGCCATCGCCGGCGGCTTGCTCTGGTTCCTCTGGCAAACAAGGCGCAAGCCACGCCTGGGGAAATGGTGGCCTTTTTGGCCGATTGTTGGCGGCCTCATCGTCCTGATCGTCTTCAGTCCGGTGATCATCTATAACCTTGCCAATGATCTCGGCTCGCTGGCCGCGCTGGAGGGGAAGTCGTACCTGTGGGAGGACAACCCGTCCGTCGCCACCACCTTGAATAACGTCCGGCGTCTCTTCCTGCAACTGGGCCGGCAGGGCAGCGGCGTCTTGACCGGCGACGAAGAGTTCGGCACGCTGGTCGGGTTTCCCTTGTTGTATCTGGCACTGATGGCGAGCGGCCTGGCCTACACCAGCTATCGGGTGTCCACCCTGCCGCTGCTGATCATCGCGCCGTTCGCGCTCATCATGCCCATCATCAGCAGTCATTACGGCTTCGCCACGATTGGCCGGTTCACGACGTTGCTCATACCCGTCTGGGCGGCCGTCATCAGCTTTTTGTTGGTCGCGGCCGTCGGCCGGTTGACCCGCGTCCAGAATCAAAGGCGACAAAAGCTCTATGGCGGCGCACTCCTCGCCTTGTCGCTCCTGCTGATCATCTATCCCGTCGCCTCTCTGTTCCGCTATTATCGTGCGGTGAACGAGGCCCACAATGACGGCCGCGCCTTGCTGGAGCTATCCCGTTATGCCGTCGCCAATAATCGCGGCGAGCCGGTCTTTATCAGCGCGATCGAAGAGCTATTCGACGTGCGCGGCATCCCCTACGTGCCCCACGCCGCCTTCCTGCTGGGGGATATCTATCACGAATTCCTGACCCCGCCGGAGATCATCGGCCGCTTATTCGAGAATCCCACGCCGGCCTTTTTCCTGCTCAGTGACGCCGACGCCGATGCTCTATCGGCAGTGATGCCGCTCGAACGGGTCGCCATTGCCGCGAATGAAGTGGCGGGCCTGCGCAACTATGGCCTCTACCGGCTGGAATCGGCCGAGGGGCTGCAAAAGCCCGCTTTCGTCCTGGGCGCGGGCGACGTTCCCGGCGGCCTGGCCCCCACGGTGACGATTGGCGAGGGCATCCAATTACTGGGCTGCGATACGCCGCAACTCGCCGCGTCGGGCGATAGTTTGTCGGTCAACTGTTATTGGCAGGCGCTCCATGACCTGCCGCCGAATCGCTATATCGGCTTTGTCCATCTAATCGACCCCGCGACCTCGACCTTAATCGCGCAGGACGACCACATCCTCGGACAAGAAAGCTATCCGCTCAACGCCTGGCAGCCGGGCGAAGTCATCCGGGAAAGTTTCACCGTGGCGATTCCCAACAGCGTGACGGCCGGGGAGTACCGGCTCGTGGTGGGCATCTATACCTGGCCCGATCTAACGCGCCTGAGCGTGCCGGGCAGCGTGGATAATGTGGTGGCGCTGCCGCCGGTTCAAATCACGCCGGTTCAAGCCCCCTGA
- a CDS encoding STAS domain-containing protein — protein sequence MEMNSSSVAGSPQIMILDLDGELDASNYLDVIDTVRRLYKEGARQLVLDLSDLKFLSSSGLVSLHSAALIMRGEEPPNPELGWSAFHSIAADVEQGFETCCTLVNPQGRVRKTLEMTGFNTFLRIFDDTDAAVRSFSAA from the coding sequence ATGGAAATGAACAGCAGCTCCGTCGCCGGTTCGCCGCAGATCATGATCCTCGACCTGGACGGCGAACTCGACGCCTCGAACTATCTGGACGTCATCGACACCGTACGCCGGCTTTATAAAGAAGGCGCCCGGCAGCTGGTGCTCGACCTGTCGGACCTGAAATTCCTGTCCAGTTCGGGCCTGGTCTCGCTCCATAGCGCGGCGCTCATCATGCGCGGCGAGGAACCGCCCAACCCCGAACTGGGCTGGAGCGCCTTCCACTCGATCGCCGCCGACGTGGAACAGGGCTTCGAGACGTGCTGCACGCTGGTCAATCCCCAGGGGCGCGTGCGCAAGACACTGGAGATGACCGGGTTCAATACCTTCCTGCGAATCTTCGACGATACGGACGCGGCCGTCCGCTCGTTTTCAGCCGCGTAG
- a CDS encoding acyl-CoA dehydrogenase family protein, producing MTIDTPSAEMRLLLRTLAEFVREELLPLERPFLYHDFDTLMPILEDKRRLAQSLGLWLPQISAEHGGMGLSLYEHGLVSEVLGRTPLGHYALNCQAPDAGNMEVLIEHGTPEQKERFLLPLLAGEVRSCFSMTEPENAGSNPTRLSTAAVKDGDAYVITGHKWFTTGAEGAAFAIVMAVTDPAAARHQRASMIIVPTDTPGFHIVENTSVMGERGRGWASHAEIRYDDCRVPQSNRLGAEGMGFVIAQQRLGPGRIHHCMRWIGICERAFDLMCRQAVLREVAPGRALAEMGPVQNWVAESRAEIDAARLLVLRAAQRIDAEGAYAARDDIALIKFHVAGVLQAVLDRAIQVHGALGMTDETPLAFWYRHERAARIYDGPDEVHKWSVAKRILGRYAL from the coding sequence ATGACCATTGATACCCCTTCGGCCGAGATGCGGCTACTCTTGCGCACGCTCGCCGAATTCGTGCGCGAAGAACTGCTGCCGTTGGAGCGGCCCTTTCTCTATCACGACTTCGATACCCTAATGCCCATTCTCGAGGACAAGCGCCGCCTGGCCCAAAGCCTCGGCCTGTGGCTGCCGCAAATTTCGGCCGAACATGGCGGCATGGGCCTGTCGCTCTATGAGCACGGCCTGGTCAGCGAGGTGCTCGGCCGCACGCCCCTGGGCCATTATGCGCTCAACTGCCAGGCTCCCGACGCGGGCAACATGGAAGTGCTCATCGAGCACGGCACACCGGAACAGAAGGAGCGCTTTCTGCTGCCGCTGCTGGCCGGCGAGGTGCGTAGCTGCTTCTCCATGACCGAGCCGGAAAACGCCGGCTCCAACCCCACCCGGCTCAGCACCGCGGCGGTGAAGGATGGCGACGCCTACGTCATCACCGGCCATAAATGGTTCACCACCGGGGCCGAGGGCGCGGCCTTCGCCATCGTCATGGCCGTCACCGACCCGGCCGCCGCCCGCCACCAGCGGGCCAGCATGATCATCGTCCCCACCGACACACCCGGCTTCCACATTGTCGAGAATACGTCGGTCATGGGCGAGCGCGGCCGCGGCTGGGCCAGTCACGCCGAAATCCGCTACGACGACTGCCGCGTGCCCCAGAGCAATCGTCTGGGCGCGGAGGGCATGGGCTTCGTCATCGCCCAGCAGCGGCTGGGGCCGGGGCGCATCCACCATTGTATGCGCTGGATCGGCATCTGCGAGCGGGCCTTCGACCTGATGTGTCGCCAGGCCGTGCTGCGCGAGGTCGCGCCGGGGCGGGCGCTGGCCGAGATGGGGCCGGTGCAGAACTGGGTGGCCGAGAGCCGGGCCGAGATCGACGCCGCCCGGCTGCTGGTGCTGCGCGCGGCGCAACGCATCGACGCCGAGGGGGCCTATGCCGCCCGCGACGACATCGCCCTGATCAAGTTCCACGTGGCCGGCGTGCTGCAAGCCGTGCTCGACCGGGCCATCCAGGTGCATGGCGCGCTGGGCATGACCGACGAGACGCCCCTGGCCTTCTGGTATCGCCACGAGCGGGCCGCCCGGATTTACGATGGGCCGGATGAAGTCCATAAGTGGTCGGTCGCCAAGCGCATTTTGGGCCGTTACGCCTTATGA
- a CDS encoding ammonia-forming cytochrome c nitrite reductase subunit c552, producing the protein MNTQEPTKKSPSRWWLIAAFAGGLVIMGLIAVLLVNITTRKAEGEQYPLHIVEIADDELDPSVWGKNFPRHYDSFMKTQDSTISTPFGGSVPFDRLERFPAMTRIWAGYAFSKDHNEERGHYYMLTDQLETQRIQLVEQPGACANCHSADAPRLIAEMGWEEFNHTPYNELKADLHQGTSCADCHDPQTMELRITRPAFINAMTQRGVDLETATRQEMRTYVCAQCHVEYYFESETKVLTFPWEKGLNIDDIDEYYTEEGFKDWVHKETNAPMIKIQHPEFEMFTSGLHYKSGVACADCHMPYMSEGAVKISDHWLRSPMVNINAACQTCHRQDEAALLERINTIQDRTAGLLRTTEDALIDAIDAIVAAQNAGATDEQLANARQLHRRSSLRWDFVSSENSTGFHSPQESARILADAINFARQAQLEAERLGGTSTTVSTTNAAP; encoded by the coding sequence ATGAATACCCAGGAACCCACGAAAAAATCACCCAGTCGCTGGTGGCTGATCGCCGCCTTTGCCGGCGGTTTGGTCATCATGGGTCTGATCGCCGTCTTGCTGGTCAACATCACCACCCGCAAAGCTGAGGGCGAGCAATACCCGCTGCATATCGTCGAGATTGCCGATGATGAACTCGATCCGTCGGTCTGGGGCAAGAACTTCCCCCGCCACTACGACTCGTTTATGAAGACGCAGGATTCGACCATCAGCACCCCCTTTGGCGGCTCTGTGCCTTTCGACCGGCTGGAACGCTTTCCGGCGATGACGCGCATCTGGGCCGGCTACGCCTTCAGCAAGGACCACAACGAGGAGCGCGGCCACTATTATATGCTGACCGACCAGCTGGAGACGCAACGCATCCAGTTAGTCGAGCAGCCCGGCGCTTGCGCCAACTGCCATTCGGCCGACGCCCCGCGCCTGATCGCCGAGATGGGCTGGGAAGAGTTCAACCATACGCCCTATAACGAATTGAAAGCCGACCTCCACCAGGGCACGTCCTGCGCCGACTGCCACGACCCACAGACGATGGAACTGCGCATCACCCGCCCGGCGTTCATCAATGCCATGACCCAGCGCGGCGTCGATCTGGAAACGGCCACCCGCCAGGAGATGCGCACCTACGTCTGTGCCCAGTGCCACGTTGAGTATTACTTTGAGAGCGAGACCAAAGTCCTGACCTTCCCGTGGGAGAAGGGGCTGAACATCGACGACATCGATGAGTATTACACCGAGGAAGGCTTCAAGGATTGGGTGCACAAAGAAACGAACGCGCCGATGATCAAGATTCAACATCCCGAATTCGAGATGTTCACCAGCGGCCTGCACTACAAGTCGGGCGTGGCCTGCGCCGATTGCCACATGCCCTATATGAGCGAAGGCGCGGTCAAGATTTCCGACCATTGGCTACGCAGTCCGATGGTCAACATCAACGCCGCCTGCCAGACGTGCCACCGCCAGGACGAGGCCGCCCTGCTGGAGCGTATCAACACCATTCAGGATCGCACCGCCGGCTTGCTACGCACCACCGAGGACGCGCTCATCGACGCCATCGATGCCATCGTCGCCGCGCAGAACGCCGGCGCGACCGACGAGCAACTGGCCAACGCCCGTCAATTGCATCGTCGCTCCTCCCTGCGCTGGGACTTCGTCTCCTCGGAGAACAGCACCGGCTTCCATAGCCCGCAGGAGTCGGCGCGCATCCTGGCTGACGCCATCAACTTCGCCCGGCAGGCGCAACTGGAGGCCGAGCGCCTGGGCGGCACGAGCACAACCGTCTCGACCACCAACGCCGCGCCTTAA